The following are encoded together in the Neomonachus schauinslandi chromosome 15, ASM220157v2, whole genome shotgun sequence genome:
- the ARHGDIA gene encoding rho GDP-dissociation inhibitor 1, which produces MAEQEPTPEQLAQIAAENEEDEHSVNYKPPAQKSIQEIQELDKDDESLRKYKEALLGRVTVSADPSVPNVVVTRLTLVCSTAPGPLELDLTGDLESFKKQSFVLKEGVEYRIKISFRVNREIVSGMKYIQHTYRKGVKIDKTDYMVGSYGPRAEEYEFLTPTEEAPKGMLARGSYNIKSRFTDDDKTDHLSWEWNLTIKKEWKD; this is translated from the exons ATGGCTGAGCAGGAGCCTACCCCTGAGCAGCTAGCACAGATTGCAGCTGAGAACGAGGAGGATGAGCACTCAGTCAACTATAAGCCCCCCGCCCAGAAGAGCATCCAGGAGATTCAGGAGCTGGACAAGGATGATGAGAGTCTGCGCAAATACAAGGAGGCCCTCTTGGGCCGTGTAACTGTGTCTGCTG ACCCCAGCGTCCCCAATGTTGTTGTGACCCGCCTGACCCTGGTGTGTAGCACGGCCCCCGGCCCCCTGGAGCTGGACCTGACAG GCGACCTGGAAAGCTTCAAGAAGCAGTCCTTTGTACTGAAGGAGGGCGTGGAGTACCGGATAAAAATCTCTTTCCGA GTGAACCGGGAAATCGTGTCTGGCATGAAGTACATCCAGCACACGTACAGGAAAGGCGTCAAGA TTGACAAGACCGACTACATGGTGGGGAGCTACGGGCCCCGGGCAGAGGAGTATGAGTTTCTGACCCCCACAGAGGAGGCGCCCAAGGGTATGTTGGCTCGAGGCAGCTACAACATCAAGTCCCGGTTCACAGACGACGACAAGACTGACCACCTGTCCTGGGAGTGGAACCTTACCATCAAAAAGGAATGGAAGGACTGA